Proteins encoded in a region of the Streptomyces akebiae genome:
- the ligA gene encoding NAD-dependent DNA ligase LigA yields MVRMTTSVAVIVDAAAYAQAVEDAVKASAAYYTGGTSVLDDDTYDRLVRGIALWEAEHPDQILPDSPTGKVAGGAVEGDVPHTVAMLSLDNVFSGEEFTAWTASLARRIGHDVERFSVEPKLDGLAVAARYTRGRLTRLITRGDGTAGEDVSHAIGTIEGLPGELAEPVTVEVRGEVLMTTAQFEHANEIRTEHGGQPFANPRNAAAGTLRARERAYTVPMTFFGYGMLALPGTDSTDAARLAELAHSDLMTRAAELGVNTTAGTAVPGVTAGSVEEVLARVTEIAALRAGLPFGIDGIVVKADLAADQQAAGSGSRAPRWAIAYKLPAVEKITRLLEVQWNVGRTGIIAPRGVLEPVEIDGSTITYATLHNPADITRRDLRLGDHVMVHRAGDVIPRVEAPVAHLRTGDEQPIVFPEVCPRCGSGIDTGEQRWRCENGRNCHLVASLSYAVGRDQLDVEGLGHTRVVQLVEAGLVTDLADLFALTREQLLRLERMGETSTDNLLAALDAAKGRPLSRVLCALGVRGTGRSMSRRIARYFATMDNIRAADAEAIQRVEGIGTEKAPSIVAELAELAPLIDKLVAAGVNMTEPGATPPAPADENPTDTEEGPEAAGGPLAGMAVVVTGAMTGVLEKLSRNQMNELIERAGGRASSSVSKKTSLVVAGENAGSKRAKAETLGVRLADPDEFAALVADFLD; encoded by the coding sequence ATGGTCCGCATGACGACATCAGTTGCTGTGATCGTGGATGCCGCCGCCTACGCGCAGGCCGTCGAGGACGCGGTGAAGGCCTCGGCCGCCTACTACACGGGCGGTACGTCGGTGCTGGACGACGACACCTACGACCGCCTCGTGCGGGGCATCGCGCTGTGGGAGGCCGAGCATCCCGACCAGATACTGCCGGACTCGCCGACCGGGAAGGTGGCCGGTGGGGCGGTCGAGGGGGACGTGCCGCACACGGTGGCGATGCTGAGCCTGGACAACGTGTTCTCGGGCGAGGAGTTCACCGCGTGGACGGCGTCGCTGGCCCGGCGGATCGGCCACGACGTGGAGCGGTTCAGCGTGGAGCCCAAGCTCGACGGGCTCGCGGTCGCCGCGCGCTACACACGGGGACGGCTCACGCGGTTGATCACCCGCGGCGACGGGACGGCCGGGGAGGACGTCTCGCACGCCATCGGCACCATCGAGGGGCTGCCGGGCGAGCTCGCCGAGCCGGTCACGGTGGAGGTGCGGGGCGAAGTCCTCATGACCACCGCCCAGTTCGAGCACGCCAACGAGATACGCACCGAACACGGCGGGCAGCCGTTCGCGAACCCGCGCAACGCCGCGGCGGGCACCCTGCGCGCCAGGGAGCGTGCCTACACCGTGCCGATGACGTTCTTCGGGTACGGGATGCTGGCGCTGCCGGGCACGGACTCCACCGACGCCGCCAGGCTGGCGGAACTCGCCCACAGCGACCTGATGACCCGCGCCGCCGAACTGGGGGTCAACACCACCGCCGGTACGGCCGTGCCCGGTGTCACCGCCGGTTCCGTCGAGGAGGTCCTCGCCCGGGTGACGGAGATCGCCGCGCTGCGGGCCGGGCTGCCCTTCGGGATCGACGGGATCGTCGTCAAGGCCGACCTGGCCGCCGACCAGCAGGCCGCCGGGTCCGGTTCCCGCGCTCCGCGCTGGGCGATCGCCTACAAGCTGCCCGCCGTCGAGAAGATCACGCGGCTGCTGGAGGTGCAGTGGAACGTCGGCCGCACCGGCATCATCGCGCCGCGCGGCGTGCTGGAGCCCGTCGAGATCGACGGCTCCACCATCACGTACGCCACCCTGCACAACCCGGCCGACATCACCCGCCGCGATCTGCGGCTGGGCGACCACGTCATGGTGCACCGCGCCGGTGACGTGATCCCGCGCGTGGAGGCCCCCGTCGCCCATCTGCGCACCGGCGACGAACAGCCCATCGTCTTTCCCGAGGTGTGCCCGAGATGCGGCTCCGGCATCGACACCGGCGAACAGCGCTGGCGCTGCGAGAACGGCCGCAACTGCCACTTGGTGGCCTCCCTGTCGTACGCCGTCGGCCGCGACCAGCTCGATGTGGAGGGGCTCGGGCACACCCGGGTCGTCCAGCTCGTCGAGGCGGGCCTGGTGACCGACCTCGCGGACCTGTTCGCCCTCACCCGGGAGCAGCTCCTCCGGCTGGAGCGCATGGGGGAGACCAGCACCGACAACCTCCTCGCCGCGCTGGACGCGGCCAAGGGGCGGCCGTTGTCGCGGGTGCTGTGCGCGCTGGGGGTGCGGGGCACCGGACGATCCATGTCCCGCCGTATCGCCCGGTACTTCGCCACCATGGACAACATCCGCGCGGCGGACGCCGAGGCGATCCAGCGGGTGGAGGGCATCGGCACCGAGAAGGCCCCGTCGATCGTGGCCGAACTCGCCGAACTCGCCCCGCTCATCGACAAGCTCGTGGCGGCCGGGGTGAACATGACCGAGCCGGGCGCCACGCCTCCCGCGCCGGCCGACGAGAACCCCACCGACACCGAGGAGGGCCCCGAGGCCGCGGGCGGGCCGCTCGCCGGGATGGCCGTCGTGGTGACGGGCGCGATGACCGGCGTCCTGGAAAAGCTCAGCCGCAACCAGATGAACGAACTCATCGAACGCGCCGGGGGACGCGCCTCCTCCAGCGTCTCCAAGAAGACCTCCCTGGTCGTCGCGGGGGAGAACGCCGGCTCCAAGCGCGCCAAGGCCGAGACCCTGGGCGTCCGGCTGGCCGACCCGGACGAGTTCGCCGCGCTGGTGGCCGACTTCCTCGACTGA